A single window of Coffea eugenioides isolate CCC68of chromosome 7, Ceug_1.0, whole genome shotgun sequence DNA harbors:
- the LOC113778364 gene encoding ras-related protein Rab7-like isoform X1, translating into MSILKRSLLKIIVIGDSGVGKTSLMNQYVHKKFTHQYKATIGADFSTKEIQIDDKLVTLQIWDTAGQERFHSLGAAFYRGADCCVLVFDVNLLRSFETLQNWHEEFLKQADPVNPESFPFVLIGNKVDVNYGRSQAVPEMTVKDWCASRGNIPYYETSAKEDYNVDHAFTSIARIALAYEHDHGQDIWPDQEIPSYCDLQRIPESLSGVEQQRGGCAC; encoded by the exons ATGTCCATCCTGAAAAGGAGTTTGCTTAAGATTATCGTTATCGGGGATAGCGG GGTGGGAAAGACATCTTTGATGAATCA ATATGTACATAAAAAGTTTACACATCAATACAAAGCAACAATTGGTGCTGATTTTTCCACCAAAGAGATACAGATTGATGACAAACTAGTTACCTTGCAA ATATGGGATACAGCAGGACAAGAAAGATTTCACAGCCTTGGTGCTGCATTTTACAGGGGAGCAGATTGTTGCGTACTCGTGTTTGATGTCAATCTACTCAGATCTTTTGAAACCCTTCAAAATTGGCATGAAGAGTTTCTCAAGCAG GCAGATCCTGTCAATCCTGAGTCCTTTCCTTTTGTGTTGATTGGAAACAAGGTCGATGTGAATTATGGGAGGAGCCAAGCG GTACCTGAGATGACTGTTAAGGACTGGTGTGCTTCCAGAGGAAATATACCTTATTATGAGACCTCAGCTAAAGAAGATTACAATGTTGATCATGCATTCACTTCCATTGCTAGAATTGCTCTTGCATATGAACATGACCATGGGCAGGACAT ttggCCAGATCAAGAGATACCATCTTACTG TGACCTCCAAAGAATACCAGAATCCCTTTCAGGAGTTGAGCAGCAGAGGGGAGGATGTGCATGCTAA
- the LOC113778058 gene encoding probable WRKY transcription factor 50 isoform X2, with protein MPDISQHVDHHQHHQTSSEFQFSDYFMMQDYYSFDQDAHLASQNTVDQYQQNVTSNITVESNHPSATASNMKQKSGITKKRAVEMGRKVAFRTKSKLDVMDDGYKWRKYGKKMVKNSPNPRNYFKCSSGGCHVKKRVERDRDDPSYVITTYEGVHNHDSPCVVYHLPPMMPMGGFSLQESYTPSSSS; from the exons ATGCCTGATATTTCACAACATGTTGATCATCATCAACATCATCAGACTTCATCGGAGTTCCAATTTTCTGATTATTTCATGATGCAAGATTATTACAGCTTCGATCAGGATGCTCATTTAGCTTCTCAAAATACGGTCGACCAATACCAGCAAAATGTTACCAGCAATATCACGGTTGAATCCAATCATCCTTCTGCAACAGCTAGCAACAT GAAACAGAAAAGCGGAATAACGAAGAAAAGGGCAGTGGAAATGGGGCGTAAAGTTGCATTTCGAACTAAATCGAAGCTGGATGTCATGGATGACGGCTACAAATGGAGGAAATATGGGAAAAAGATGGTCAAGAACAGCCCAAATCCAAG GAACTACTTCAAGTGTTCAAGTGGAGGATGCCATGTGAAGAAAAGGGTAGAAAGAGATAGAGATGACCCATCTTATGTGATAACAACATATGAAGGAGTTCACAACCATGATAGTCCTTGTGTAGTCTACCATTTGCCTCCTATGATGCCAATGGGTGGATTCTCCTTACAAGAATCCTATACTCCTTCCTCTTCTTCATAG
- the LOC113778364 gene encoding ras-related protein Rab7-like isoform X2, with translation MSILKRSLLKIIVIGDSGVGKTSLMNQYVHKKFTHQYKATIGADFSTKEIQIDDKLVTLQIWDTAGQERFHSLGAAFYRGADCCVLVFDVNLLRSFETLQNWHEEFLKQADPVNPESFPFVLIGNKVDVNYGRSQAVPEMTVKDWCASRGNIPYYETSAKEDYNVDHAFTSIARIALAYEHDHGQDIDLQRIPESLSGVEQQRGGCAC, from the exons ATGTCCATCCTGAAAAGGAGTTTGCTTAAGATTATCGTTATCGGGGATAGCGG GGTGGGAAAGACATCTTTGATGAATCA ATATGTACATAAAAAGTTTACACATCAATACAAAGCAACAATTGGTGCTGATTTTTCCACCAAAGAGATACAGATTGATGACAAACTAGTTACCTTGCAA ATATGGGATACAGCAGGACAAGAAAGATTTCACAGCCTTGGTGCTGCATTTTACAGGGGAGCAGATTGTTGCGTACTCGTGTTTGATGTCAATCTACTCAGATCTTTTGAAACCCTTCAAAATTGGCATGAAGAGTTTCTCAAGCAG GCAGATCCTGTCAATCCTGAGTCCTTTCCTTTTGTGTTGATTGGAAACAAGGTCGATGTGAATTATGGGAGGAGCCAAGCG GTACCTGAGATGACTGTTAAGGACTGGTGTGCTTCCAGAGGAAATATACCTTATTATGAGACCTCAGCTAAAGAAGATTACAATGTTGATCATGCATTCACTTCCATTGCTAGAATTGCTCTTGCATATGAACATGACCATGGGCAGGACAT TGACCTCCAAAGAATACCAGAATCCCTTTCAGGAGTTGAGCAGCAGAGGGGAGGATGTGCATGCTAA
- the LOC113778058 gene encoding probable WRKY transcription factor 50 isoform X3, which yields MDASLCMFPNPNPTAGVMPDISQHVDHHQHHQTSSEFQFSDYFMMQDYYSFDQDAHLASQNTVDQYQQNVTSNITVESNHPSATASNMKQKSGITKKRAVEMGRKVAFRTKSKLDVMDDGYKWRKYGKKMVKNSPNPRCTMLMISSVFLKNWK from the exons ATGGATGCTTCCCTCTGTATGTTTCCTAACCCTAACCCTACTGCAGGAGTCATGCCTGATATTTCACAACATGTTGATCATCATCAACATCATCAGACTTCATCGGAGTTCCAATTTTCTGATTATTTCATGATGCAAGATTATTACAGCTTCGATCAGGATGCTCATTTAGCTTCTCAAAATACGGTCGACCAATACCAGCAAAATGTTACCAGCAATATCACGGTTGAATCCAATCATCCTTCTGCAACAGCTAGCAACAT GAAACAGAAAAGCGGAATAACGAAGAAAAGGGCAGTGGAAATGGGGCGTAAAGTTGCATTTCGAACTAAATCGAAGCTGGATGTCATGGATGACGGCTACAAATGGAGGAAATATGGGAAAAAGATGGTCAAGAACAGCCCAAATCCAAG ATGCACAATGCTGATGATCTCAAGTGTTTTCCTCAAGAACTGGAAATGA
- the LOC113778058 gene encoding probable WRKY transcription factor 50 isoform X1, with protein sequence MDASLCMFPNPNPTAGVMPDISQHVDHHQHHQTSSEFQFSDYFMMQDYYSFDQDAHLASQNTVDQYQQNVTSNITVESNHPSATASNMKQKSGITKKRAVEMGRKVAFRTKSKLDVMDDGYKWRKYGKKMVKNSPNPRNYFKCSSGGCHVKKRVERDRDDPSYVITTYEGVHNHDSPCVVYHLPPMMPMGGFSLQESYTPSSSS encoded by the exons ATGGATGCTTCCCTCTGTATGTTTCCTAACCCTAACCCTACTGCAGGAGTCATGCCTGATATTTCACAACATGTTGATCATCATCAACATCATCAGACTTCATCGGAGTTCCAATTTTCTGATTATTTCATGATGCAAGATTATTACAGCTTCGATCAGGATGCTCATTTAGCTTCTCAAAATACGGTCGACCAATACCAGCAAAATGTTACCAGCAATATCACGGTTGAATCCAATCATCCTTCTGCAACAGCTAGCAACAT GAAACAGAAAAGCGGAATAACGAAGAAAAGGGCAGTGGAAATGGGGCGTAAAGTTGCATTTCGAACTAAATCGAAGCTGGATGTCATGGATGACGGCTACAAATGGAGGAAATATGGGAAAAAGATGGTCAAGAACAGCCCAAATCCAAG GAACTACTTCAAGTGTTCAAGTGGAGGATGCCATGTGAAGAAAAGGGTAGAAAGAGATAGAGATGACCCATCTTATGTGATAACAACATATGAAGGAGTTCACAACCATGATAGTCCTTGTGTAGTCTACCATTTGCCTCCTATGATGCCAATGGGTGGATTCTCCTTACAAGAATCCTATACTCCTTCCTCTTCTTCATAG